The following coding sequences lie in one Schistocerca americana isolate TAMUIC-IGC-003095 unplaced genomic scaffold, iqSchAmer2.1 HiC_scaffold_33, whole genome shotgun sequence genomic window:
- the LOC124580514 gene encoding cyclic pyranopterin monophosphate synthase-like produces MVDVGSKLVTERTAAARAKVFVGPELVKLVRENGLKKGDVLSVARLAGIVGSKQTSSLIPLCHNISLSSVAVDIELDSALNCVIVTGTAKCRGQTGVEMEALTAVSVSALTVYDMCKAVSHDIVISEIMLLAKSGGTRGDFHRT; encoded by the coding sequence atggtcgacgtgggttcgaagctggtgacagaacggactgctgcagcacgagcaaaggtttttgtgggacccgaactggtgaaactcgtacgagaaaatggcctgaagaaaggtgacgtacttagcgttgctcgcctggcgggaattgtggggtccaagcagacgtccagccttatccctctgtgtcataacatatctttatcctctgtggctgtggacattgaactggactctgctctcaactgtgtgattgtaactggcacggcaaagtgtagagggcagacgggtgtggagatggaagctctcactgctgtatcggtgtctgccttaacagtgtacgatatgtgcaaagctgtgagtcatgacattgtgatatctgaaataatgcttctggccaaaagtgggggaactagaggagacttccaccggacatga